In Deltaproteobacteria bacterium, a single genomic region encodes these proteins:
- the dnaJ gene encoding molecular chaperone DnaJ: MTAKRDYYEVLAVARDAGAAEIKRSYRKMAMQFHPDRNPGDADAEERFKEAAEAFEVLSDPEKRRLYDQFGHEGPSRAGFSGFSGADEIFSHFGDLFGDLFENLGFGGRRSGGPQRGGDIKVELHLGLGDVVEGGDHDIVVPRRDRCGDCGGTGAATGTSPETCRQCGGNGQVIHRQGFFTLQTTCPVCRGEGKIIVHPCTGCSGTGVVARESTITVAVPAGVDDGQTLRIQGRGHPGGRGGPAGNLYVVIRVDPDERFLRDGFDIHSRVKVSMFQAALGCKVEADTLEGKETIEIEPGAQPGYTITRRGKGIPVLGGRGRGDHMIHLEVIVPEDLSDEHEELLREIAEERGDAVSAPSKGFLGFGRKRKKKG, translated from the coding sequence GTGACCGCCAAACGCGACTACTACGAGGTCCTCGCCGTTGCTCGAGACGCCGGCGCGGCCGAGATCAAGCGGTCGTACCGCAAGATGGCGATGCAGTTCCACCCCGACCGCAACCCCGGGGATGCGGACGCGGAGGAGCGCTTCAAGGAGGCGGCCGAGGCCTTCGAGGTGCTGAGCGATCCGGAGAAGCGTCGGCTCTACGATCAGTTCGGCCACGAGGGCCCCTCGCGCGCGGGCTTCTCGGGCTTCTCGGGCGCCGACGAAATCTTCAGCCACTTCGGCGACCTGTTCGGCGACCTCTTCGAGAACCTCGGCTTCGGTGGTCGCCGCAGCGGTGGGCCGCAGCGCGGCGGCGACATCAAGGTCGAGCTTCACCTCGGTCTCGGCGACGTAGTCGAGGGTGGCGACCACGACATCGTGGTGCCGCGACGCGATCGCTGCGGCGACTGCGGTGGCACCGGCGCTGCGACCGGCACCTCGCCCGAGACCTGTCGTCAGTGCGGCGGCAACGGCCAGGTCATCCATCGCCAGGGCTTCTTCACGCTGCAGACCACCTGCCCGGTGTGCCGCGGCGAGGGCAAGATCATCGTGCACCCGTGCACCGGCTGCAGCGGCACCGGCGTGGTCGCGCGCGAGTCGACCATCACCGTCGCGGTGCCCGCGGGCGTCGACGATGGCCAGACGCTGCGCATCCAAGGCCGCGGACACCCGGGCGGACGCGGGGGACCGGCGGGCAACCTCTACGTCGTCATCCGCGTCGATCCCGACGAGCGATTCCTGCGCGACGGCTTCGACATCCACAGCCGCGTGAAGGTGTCGATGTTCCAGGCCGCGCTCGGCTGCAAGGTCGAGGCGGACACGCTCGAGGGCAAGGAGACCATCGAGATCGAGCCCGGTGCGCAGCCGGGCTACACCATCACGCGGCGCGGCAAGGGCATCCCGGTGCTCGGCGGTCGCGGCCGCGGCGACCACATGATCCACCTCGAAGTGATCGTGCCCGAGGACCTGAGCGACGAGCACGAGGAGCTGCTGCGCGAGATTGCCGAGGAGCGCGGCGACGCCGTTTCGGCGCCGAGCAAGGGCTTCCTCGGCTTCGGTCGCAAGCGGAAGAAGAAGGGCTAG